The following coding sequences are from one Actinomycetes bacterium window:
- the nuoL gene encoding NADH-quinone oxidoreductase subunit L, which translates to MEKLAWLVPALTLAAWAVILLAGKRMPGKGAEVGILAVGAGWVLSVGILGRVIGGAEPYHLSGEWAPFGADLSIPIGMTVDGLAAVLLVVVTTISLLVQVYSVSYMRGDERYTIFFSFLSLFTAGMLIVVLADNLMLLLVGWEIMGVCSYFLIGHYWEDQANARAAIKAFLTTRVGDIGFMLGIFVFFWAARSFEIDAIIEGVETGRISSTTVTLGAVLLFCGAIGKSGQFPLHTWLPDAMAGPTPVSALIHAATMVAAGVFLVARMYPVFAASATALNEIAVIASVTMLIAALLALVQDDIKRVLAYSTVSQLAYMMAGLGVGGYSAGVFHLFTHAFFKALLFLAAGSVIHAVHSNNMSEMGGLRRVMPWTFWTFTVGALALAGIFPLAGFWSKDEILTDAYNAGFGTPAEEFVGSPDVARIVFVVGVTTAFLTAFYVARMLWLTFGAAYRGQGHPHEPDAVMLGPLVVLAAGAALVGLAGSPWIGSNNFAAWIQTPLLPAEGAAHINWGLAAGTTAIGLLGIALGAALYRRGLPEQEYLARVPLVYKVLERKFFLDDLYERGIVRAVTGALAPATYWFDQRVIDGVVNGTGLGTRRLARGLRYVQSGQAQWYAAALFVGVVGLVVVTQVVGR; encoded by the coding sequence ATGGAGAAGCTGGCCTGGCTCGTCCCCGCCCTGACCCTCGCGGCCTGGGCCGTCATCCTGCTGGCGGGCAAGCGCATGCCCGGCAAGGGGGCGGAGGTCGGGATCCTCGCCGTCGGGGCCGGCTGGGTCCTGAGCGTGGGCATCCTCGGCCGGGTGATCGGCGGCGCCGAGCCCTACCACCTCAGCGGGGAGTGGGCGCCGTTCGGGGCCGACCTGTCCATCCCGATCGGGATGACGGTGGACGGGCTGGCCGCGGTCCTGCTCGTGGTCGTCACCACGATCTCGCTGCTGGTGCAGGTCTACTCGGTCTCCTACATGCGCGGCGACGAGCGCTACACCATCTTCTTCTCGTTCCTGTCGCTGTTCACCGCCGGCATGCTCATCGTCGTCCTGGCCGACAACCTGATGCTCCTGCTGGTCGGCTGGGAGATCATGGGCGTCTGCTCGTACTTCCTGATCGGCCACTACTGGGAGGACCAGGCCAACGCGCGCGCCGCGATCAAGGCGTTCCTGACCACCCGGGTCGGCGACATCGGCTTCATGCTCGGCATCTTCGTGTTCTTCTGGGCGGCCAGGAGCTTCGAGATCGACGCGATCATCGAGGGCGTGGAGACGGGCCGGATCTCCTCGACCACCGTCACCCTCGGCGCGGTGCTGCTGTTCTGCGGCGCGATCGGCAAGTCGGGCCAGTTCCCGCTGCACACCTGGCTGCCCGACGCCATGGCCGGGCCCACCCCGGTCTCGGCCCTGATCCACGCGGCCACCATGGTCGCGGCCGGCGTGTTCCTGGTCGCCCGGATGTACCCGGTGTTCGCCGCCTCGGCCACCGCGCTCAACGAGATCGCGGTCATCGCCTCGGTCACCATGCTGATCGCGGCCCTGCTCGCCCTGGTCCAGGACGACATCAAACGGGTGCTGGCCTACTCGACGGTGTCCCAGCTCGCCTACATGATGGCCGGGCTCGGGGTGGGCGGGTACTCGGCCGGGGTGTTCCACCTGTTCACCCACGCTTTCTTCAAGGCCCTGCTGTTCCTCGCGGCCGGCTCGGTCATCCACGCGGTCCACTCCAACAACATGAGCGAGATGGGCGGGCTGCGCCGCGTCATGCCCTGGACGTTCTGGACCTTCACGGTCGGGGCGCTCGCCCTGGCCGGGATCTTCCCGCTGGCCGGGTTCTGGTCCAAGGACGAGATCCTCACCGACGCGTACAACGCGGGCTTCGGCACCCCGGCCGAGGAGTTCGTGGGCAGCCCGGACGTGGCCCGGATCGTGTTCGTGGTCGGCGTGACCACCGCCTTCCTGACCGCCTTCTACGTCGCCCGCATGCTCTGGCTGACGTTCGGGGCCGCCTACCGCGGCCAGGGCCACCCGCACGAGCCCGACGCGGTCATGCTCGGGCCGCTGGTGGTCCTGGCCGCCGGCGCCGCCCTGGTCGGGCTCGCCGGGTCGCCCTGGATCGGGTCGAACAACTTCGCCGCCTGGATCCAGACCCCGCTGCTGCCGGCCGAAGGGGCGGCCCACATCAACTGGGGGCTGGCGGCCGGCACCACCGCGATCGGCCTGCTCGGCATCGCGCTCGGCGCCGCCCTGTACCGGCGCGGTCTGCCCGAGCAGGAGTACCTGGCCCGGGTCCCGCTGGTCTACAAGGTCCTGGAGCGCAAGTTCTTCCTGGACGACCTGTACGAGCGGGGCATCGTCCGGGCAGTCACCGGCGCGCTGGCCCCGGCCACCTACTGGTTCGACCAGCGCGTCATCGACGGGGTGGTCAACGGGACCGGCCTCGGCACCCGCCGGCTCGCCCGCGGGCTGCGCTACGTGCAGTCCGGCCAGGCCCAGTGGTACGCGGCCGCGCTGTTCGTCGGCGTGGTGGGCCTGGTCGTCGTCACCCAGGTCGTCGGCAGATAG
- the nuoK gene encoding NADH-quinone oxidoreductase subunit NuoK, with the protein MPLLYPLVFAAFLFSAGVYGVLARRNAVMVLMSIELMLNAVNVNLVAFNAYLKDQLLSGQVFALFVVAVAAAEVGIGLAIVLLIFRNRETVNIDEVDLLRW; encoded by the coding sequence ATGCCGCTGCTCTACCCGCTCGTGTTCGCCGCCTTCCTGTTCAGCGCGGGGGTGTACGGCGTGCTGGCCAGGCGCAACGCGGTGATGGTGCTGATGAGCATCGAGCTGATGCTGAACGCGGTGAACGTCAACCTGGTCGCCTTCAACGCCTACCTCAAGGACCAGCTCCTCTCCGGGCAGGTCTTCGCGCTGTTCGTGGTGGCGGTGGCCGCCGCCGAGGTCGGCATCGGGCTCGCGATCGTCCTGCTGATCTTCCGCAACCGGGAGACCGTGAACATCGACGAGGTCGACCTGCTGCGCTGGTGA
- a CDS encoding NADH-quinone oxidoreductase subunit J, producing the protein MTGQEVVFLVLAVVGGLAGLLVVTSRNIVHAALYLVVALSSVAGVYLLLAAPFVAFVQVIIYVGAIVVLILFGIMLTRAPVGRRVLDNTLRARVGAFVVGLGMFTMLTWFMADAWSGERIAGQAVTTTAALGTSLFRNYVLPFEAVSVLLLAALIGAIVLARRD; encoded by the coding sequence ATGACCGGCCAGGAGGTGGTCTTCCTGGTCCTCGCCGTGGTGGGCGGGCTGGCCGGGCTGCTCGTGGTGACCAGCCGGAACATCGTCCACGCCGCCCTGTACCTGGTGGTCGCGCTGTCCAGCGTGGCCGGCGTCTACCTGCTGCTGGCCGCCCCGTTCGTCGCGTTCGTGCAGGTCATCATCTACGTCGGCGCGATCGTGGTGCTGATCTTGTTCGGCATCATGCTGACCAGGGCGCCGGTCGGCCGCCGGGTCCTCGACAACACGCTGCGGGCCCGGGTGGGCGCGTTCGTGGTCGGCCTGGGCATGTTCACGATGCTCACCTGGTTCATGGCCGACGCCTGGAGCGGCGAGCGCATCGCCGGCCAGGCGGTCACCACCACCGCCGCCCTCGGCACCTCCCTCTTCCGCAACTACGTCCTGCCCTTCGAGGCGGTCAGCGTCCTGCTGCTGGCCGCGCTCATCGGAGCCATCGTCCTGGCCCGCCGGGACTGA
- a CDS encoding complex I subunit 1 family protein, translating to MPVKILAVLGIFLVFPLIVGYMEHKVMAHMQARVGPMEAGRFHGVLQLVADGIKFVQKESIIPRAADKWVFALAPAVALIPGILLFGFIPYGPDLIPVRSDVGLFVTLALSSVSVIGVLMAAWSSANKYSLIGGTRAAAQLIAYELPLVLAAAAVAMQAGSADLAVIVERQSWWGWSGWGLLLLIGFFVYGTAALAELTRPPFDMPVADSELVFGHLTEYTGLRFAFFLLTEYAGIVSQTAIAATLFLGGYKGPFLPDGPWWLAVKVFALSFMVIWFRATYPRLREDQLQLFAWIRLVPLALLLILLVGFTKVV from the coding sequence ATGCCGGTCAAGATCCTCGCCGTCCTCGGCATCTTCCTGGTCTTTCCACTGATCGTCGGCTACATGGAGCACAAGGTCATGGCCCACATGCAGGCCAGGGTCGGTCCCATGGAGGCGGGCCGCTTCCACGGCGTGCTCCAGCTCGTGGCCGACGGCATCAAGTTCGTCCAGAAGGAGTCGATCATCCCCAGGGCGGCCGACAAGTGGGTGTTCGCCCTGGCCCCGGCGGTCGCCCTCATCCCCGGCATCCTGCTGTTCGGCTTCATCCCTTACGGGCCGGACCTGATCCCGGTCCGCTCCGACGTCGGGCTGTTCGTCACCCTGGCCCTGTCCAGCGTGAGCGTCATCGGGGTGCTCATGGCGGCCTGGTCGAGCGCGAACAAGTACTCCCTGATCGGTGGGACCCGGGCGGCCGCCCAGCTCATCGCCTACGAGCTGCCGCTGGTGCTGGCCGCCGCGGCCGTGGCCATGCAGGCCGGCTCGGCCGACCTGGCCGTGATCGTGGAGCGCCAGAGCTGGTGGGGCTGGAGCGGCTGGGGGCTGCTGCTGCTGATCGGGTTCTTCGTCTACGGCACGGCCGCCCTGGCCGAGCTGACCCGGCCGCCGTTCGACATGCCGGTGGCCGACTCCGAGCTGGTCTTCGGGCACCTCACCGAGTACACCGGCCTGCGCTTCGCCTTCTTCCTGCTCACCGAGTACGCGGGCATCGTCTCCCAGACGGCCATCGCGGCCACCCTGTTCCTCGGCGGCTACAAGGGGCCGTTCCTGCCCGACGGGCCGTGGTGGCTCGCGGTCAAGGTGTTCGCCCTGTCGTTCATGGTGATCTGGTTCCGGGCCACCTATCCGCGGCTGCGCGAGGACCAGCTGCAGTTGTTCGCCTGGATCCGGCTCGTGCCCTTGGCGCTGCTGCTGATCCTCCTCGTCGGCTTCACCAAGGTGGTGTGA
- a CDS encoding NADH-quinone oxidoreductase subunit D produces MAIDQRRATGAGGQAGAAFQAADGTGIGIIVRDKADRELHTQDMTLNVGPQHPATHGVLRVLVTLDGEMIESAEPVIGYMHRAFEKLAEYRDFRQIIALVNRHDWVSSICNELGVALIVEKQMGLEVPERATWIRMLMSEWTRVLNHLMFVGSYPLELGAITPMFYAFREREEIQALMEWITGGRLHLTYCRVGGLKQDLPRGAIDMSRSLVPRMRERLKEYETLVLGNEIFAARTKGIGVLPADVACSYGVSGAPLQASGVPEDARRTEPYLFYDQVEFDVPTGRNGDCYDRFAMLIARMKESLKIIEQVHERIPPGPVNTKLPKTVRAPEGHAYVRMENPLGQLSYYMVSHNEKTPWRFKMRTPSFNNISSIPYLLKGTLVPDMIAVMGSMFFIVGDIDR; encoded by the coding sequence GTGGCCATCGACCAACGACGGGCGACCGGGGCAGGCGGGCAGGCGGGCGCGGCCTTCCAGGCCGCCGACGGCACCGGCATCGGCATCATCGTCCGCGACAAGGCCGACCGCGAGCTGCACACCCAGGACATGACCCTCAACGTCGGGCCCCAGCACCCGGCCACCCACGGGGTCCTGCGGGTGCTGGTGACCCTCGACGGCGAGATGATCGAGTCGGCCGAGCCAGTAATCGGCTACATGCACCGCGCGTTCGAGAAGCTCGCCGAGTACCGCGACTTCCGCCAGATCATCGCGCTGGTCAACCGGCACGACTGGGTCTCGTCGATCTGCAACGAGCTGGGCGTGGCGCTGATCGTCGAGAAGCAGATGGGGCTGGAGGTCCCCGAGCGCGCCACGTGGATCCGCATGCTGATGTCCGAGTGGACCCGCGTGCTCAACCACCTCATGTTCGTCGGCTCCTACCCCCTGGAGCTCGGCGCGATCACGCCGATGTTCTACGCCTTCCGCGAGCGCGAGGAGATCCAGGCGCTCATGGAGTGGATCACCGGGGGCCGCCTGCACCTGACCTACTGCCGGGTCGGCGGGCTCAAGCAGGACCTGCCCAGGGGCGCCATCGACATGTCCCGGAGCCTGGTCCCGCGGATGCGCGAGCGCCTCAAGGAGTATGAGACCCTGGTGCTCGGCAACGAGATCTTCGCCGCCCGGACCAAGGGCATCGGCGTGCTCCCGGCCGACGTGGCCTGCTCCTACGGCGTCAGCGGGGCGCCTCTGCAGGCGTCCGGGGTGCCCGAGGACGCCCGCAGGACCGAGCCGTACCTGTTCTACGACCAGGTCGAGTTCGACGTGCCGACCGGGCGCAACGGCGACTGCTACGACCGCTTCGCCATGCTGATCGCCCGGATGAAGGAGTCGCTCAAGATCATCGAGCAGGTCCACGAGCGGATCCCCCCCGGGCCGGTCAACACCAAGCTGCCGAAGACCGTGCGCGCCCCCGAGGGCCACGCCTACGTCCGCATGGAAAACCCGCTCGGCCAGCTCTCGTACTACATGGTCTCCCACAACGAGAAGACGCCCTGGCGGTTCAAGATGCGCACGCCGTCCTTCAACAACATCTCGTCCATCCCCTACCTGCTGAAGGGGACCCTGGTGCCCGACATGATCGCGGTCATGGGCTCGATGTTCTTCATCGTGGGGGACATCGACCGGTGA
- a CDS encoding NADH-quinone oxidoreductase subunit C, translating to MDAAAVRDHLVAELADAVEPDISYGLLTVTVAPADYRRVAELVRHDRDLACNFFDFLCGVDEEARGIAVVLHVYSTSHHHHVQVRSVVPREGGHLPTVHDLWAGADWHERETAELFGVTFDGHPNLAKLLLPEEFEGFPLRKEFALLAREAKPWPGAKEPGE from the coding sequence GTGGACGCCGCCGCCGTTCGCGACCATCTGGTCGCTGAGCTTGCCGACGCGGTCGAGCCGGACATCTCCTACGGGCTGCTGACCGTCACCGTCGCCCCGGCCGACTACCGCCGCGTGGCCGAGCTGGTCCGTCACGACCGCGACCTGGCCTGCAACTTCTTCGACTTCCTGTGCGGGGTCGACGAGGAGGCGCGCGGCATCGCGGTGGTGCTGCACGTGTACTCGACCAGCCACCACCATCACGTGCAGGTCCGCTCGGTGGTCCCGCGCGAGGGCGGCCACCTGCCGACCGTGCACGACCTGTGGGCGGGAGCCGACTGGCACGAGCGGGAGACAGCCGAGCTGTTCGGGGTGACCTTCGACGGCCACCCGAACCTGGCCAAGCTGCTCCTGCCCGAGGAGTTCGAGGGCTTCCCCCTGCGCAAGGAGTTCGCCCTGCTGGCCAGGGAGGCCAAGCCCTGGCCGGGCGCCAAGGAACCGGGGGAGTAG
- a CDS encoding NADH-quinone oxidoreductase subunit B family protein yields MGLVDSVELPQPIKFVFNWGRKYSLWVFNFGLACCAIEFIATSMARHDFIRLGVIPFAHGPRQADLLVVSGTLTDKMAPAIKRLYDEMPEPKYVISFGSCSNCGGPYWDSYSVTKGVDQIIPVDVYVPGCPPRPEALLHGIITLQERIGTESLKDRYARGGSEPARERQPIVVGA; encoded by the coding sequence ATGGGCCTAGTCGACTCCGTCGAGCTGCCCCAGCCGATCAAGTTCGTCTTCAACTGGGGCCGCAAGTACTCGCTGTGGGTCTTCAACTTCGGCCTGGCCTGCTGCGCCATCGAGTTCATCGCCACCTCCATGGCCCGCCACGACTTCATCCGCCTTGGCGTGATCCCGTTCGCCCACGGGCCCAGGCAGGCCGACCTGCTGGTGGTCTCCGGCACCCTGACCGACAAGATGGCGCCCGCGATCAAGCGCCTGTACGACGAGATGCCGGAGCCGAAGTACGTGATCTCCTTCGGCTCCTGCTCCAACTGCGGTGGCCCCTACTGGGACTCGTACTCGGTCACCAAGGGCGTCGACCAGATCATCCCGGTGGACGTCTACGTCCCCGGCTGCCCACCCCGCCCCGAGGCGCTCCTGCACGGCATCATCACGCTGCAGGAGCGCATCGGTACCGAGTCCCTCAAGGACCGCTACGCGCGAGGCGGGTCCGAGCCCGCGCGAGAGCGGCAGCCGATCGTGGTGGGTGCCTGA
- a CDS encoding NADH-quinone oxidoreductase subunit A has translation MTSYFQAYGTLAGLLVLSVLFVALAFGANRALRPNRPSAGKLTTYESGMDPIGTSWSQTQIRYYVFAFLFVIFDVESVFLFPWAVVFTDFGVAAFWEMVVFIGVLAVGLLYAFRKGVLKWA, from the coding sequence ATGACCTCGTACTTCCAGGCCTACGGCACGCTTGCCGGGCTGCTGGTGCTGTCGGTGCTGTTCGTCGCCCTCGCGTTCGGCGCCAACCGGGCGCTGCGCCCCAACCGGCCGTCGGCGGGCAAGCTCACCACCTACGAGAGCGGCATGGACCCGATCGGCACGTCCTGGTCCCAGACCCAGATCCGCTACTACGTGTTCGCCTTTCTCTTCGTCATCTTCGACGTCGAGAGCGTGTTCCTCTTCCCCTGGGCGGTGGTGTTCACCGACTTCGGCGTGGCGGCCTTCTGGGAGATGGTCGTCTTCATCGGGGTGCTCGCCGTCGGCCTGCTCTACGCGTTCCGGAAGGGTGTACTGAAATGGGCCTAG
- a CDS encoding zinc-dependent alcohol dehydrogenase family protein, translating to MRAMLLEAQRRPLVPADVPKPAPGPGQALVRVRACGLCRTDLHIVDGELTEPKLPLILGHQIVGVVESVGRGAGSVRVGDRVGIPWLGWTDGSCRYCRSGRENLCDRARFTGYHIDGGFAEWTVADARYCFPVPDSYADLQAAPLLCAGLIGFRAYRMTGDAERVGLYGFGAAAHILTQVAVHQGRTVYAFTRPGDTRAQQFAVELGAVWAGASTDPAPVELDAAIIFASVGALLPVALQSVAKGGIVVCGGIYMTAIPSFGYQILWGERTVRSVANLTRQDGVEFLRLAPTVPVVTHVQTFPLEAANDALASLRAGEVSGQNVILVDD from the coding sequence ATGAGGGCGATGCTTCTGGAGGCGCAGCGGCGCCCGCTGGTGCCCGCGGACGTCCCCAAGCCGGCGCCAGGCCCAGGGCAGGCGCTGGTGCGCGTGCGCGCCTGTGGACTGTGCCGGACCGACCTGCACATCGTCGACGGCGAGCTCACCGAGCCCAAGCTGCCGTTGATCCTTGGGCACCAGATCGTCGGCGTCGTGGAGTCGGTCGGGCGGGGAGCGGGCTCGGTCCGGGTCGGTGACCGTGTGGGGATCCCATGGCTGGGATGGACGGACGGGTCGTGCCGGTACTGCCGCTCAGGACGGGAGAACCTGTGCGACCGGGCGAGGTTCACCGGCTACCACATCGACGGCGGCTTTGCGGAGTGGACGGTCGCAGACGCCCGGTACTGCTTTCCCGTCCCTGACAGCTATGCCGATCTCCAGGCCGCACCGCTGCTGTGCGCGGGGTTGATCGGGTTTCGCGCCTACCGCATGACCGGCGACGCCGAGCGGGTCGGCCTGTACGGATTCGGGGCCGCCGCCCACATCCTGACCCAAGTCGCTGTGCACCAGGGCCGTACGGTCTACGCGTTCACGCGACCCGGGGACACCCGGGCCCAACAGTTCGCGGTGGAGCTGGGTGCCGTGTGGGCCGGTGCGAGCACCGACCCGGCCCCGGTGGAGCTGGACGCCGCGATCATCTTCGCGTCAGTGGGTGCGCTGCTCCCGGTCGCGTTGCAGTCGGTCGCCAAGGGCGGGATCGTGGTCTGCGGGGGGATCTACATGACCGCGATCCCGTCGTTCGGCTACCAGATCCTCTGGGGGGAGCGAACGGTGCGCAGCGTCGCCAACCTCACCCGGCAGGACGGTGTGGAGTTCCTCCGGCTCGCGCCAACGGTCCCGGTGGTGACGCACGTCCAGACGTTCCCCCTCGAAGCCGCGAACGACGCGCTGGCGAGCCTGCGGGCTGGGGAGGTCAGCGGCCAGAACGTCATCCTGGTCGACGACTGA